CGACGGCCTTCATGCGACGGCTCCTTCACGACCAGGCGCGGGGCCTCGGCCCGGAACGAGGCCGTGCGTGGCCTCTGCCGGAAGCCGCCCGCGCGCGCCCCGTAAGATGGGTAGTGAGGTCCACCGGTGCATACCGGCTGCCCGCTCGCCGCCCGGGACTCGACGCGGGAGGCGCACGAAAGCGCTGCCGCCCGGAGGCACCCGGGTCTATGAGAGGGGCCGTGAGCGAGCCCTCCGTCCCCGCCGTCGACTCCCCCGAGGAAGAGCCCCGCCGCAGCCGCTCCACCGCCATTGCCGCGGTGGCCTGTGTGCTGCTGGCGCTGCCCTTCCTCGTGCTCGGCCCGTACCTGCTGGACGTGAAGGCCCGCCTGGAGCTGCGGTGCGAGCCGGGCGGCCCCTGCACCCTCTCCCGCGCGGGCTGGCTCACCGGCGAACAGGTGGCGCGCTTCACGCTGGAGGAAATCCAGGGCGTCACGGTGGAGCGCAGCCGCAGCGCCCGCCGCAACAGCGTCCCCATCTTCCGGCCGGAGCTGCTGACGGCGCAGGGGAAGTTCCCCCTCTTCCACCAGTGGGCCACCGAGGAGGCCGAGGCCACGCGCGTGGCGGAGCAGGTGCAGCGCTACCTCGCCGCGCCCCGGGAGGCTCCGCTGGAGGTGGTGCGGGATGACCGGCGCGCGTCGCTGCGCGTGGGGGGCGCCTTCTCCGGCGCGGGCCTGCTGCTGCTGGCCTTCAGCGCGTGGCTCGCCGTGAGGACGCGCGCGCACCGGCGCGCCGAGCGGGCAGCATCCGCCTGAGCCGGGCGCCCCAGGCCCCACCCAAGGGAAATCCCTCCTCCGGCCCGCCGTAGCCCGATGGCGGACGGAAGGCTGTACCAGCGGCCATCTACGGCTCCGCGGCCCGGTGGTTAGCTTGAGTCATGGGCTGGCTGTGCTTCGTGGCTCGGAATCCAGCGCTCCGGGCGTGAGGAAGCAGGCAGGCATGACGGGGCTCGTCTGCCCGGCTACCCGCATGTGCCCCCTTCCCACCTGGACCTACGTGCCTAGCTTGTGGCTGATGCTGCGTGCCCTCCTCGGCCGATGGCGAAGCTCCTTGCGCCTGCTCCGGCCGGCGCACGTGGAAGCCAATCGCGCGAAAATCTCCGTTGCCCAGCTGGGGCACCAGTACGCCAACAAGGTGGTCGCCCTGCGCGACGTGGACCTCAACGTCCGCTCGGGGGAGTTCGTGTGCCTGCTGGGGCCGTCCGGCTGCGGCAAGTCCACGCTCCTCTATGCGCTCGCCGGACAGGTGACGCCCACCGGCGGCACGGTGTCCATCGACCGGACGCCCATCCACGGCCCGGGGCCGGACCGGCTGCTGATGTTCCAGGAAGCGGCGCTTTTCCCGTGGCTCAGCGTGCGCGGCAACATCACCTTCGCGCTGGCGGCCAAGGGCGTGCCGCGCTCCGAGCGCAAGGCCCGCGCCGACCAGTACATCCGGCGCGTCCAGCTCACCGGCTTCGAGGACACCCTGCCCCACCAGCTGTCCGGCGGCATGAAGATGCGCGCCTCGCTGGCCCGCGCGCTCGCCATGGACCCGGCGGTGCTGCTGATGGACGAGCCCTTCGGCTCGCTGGACGCGCAGACGCGCATCCACATGCAGGAGCTGCTGCAGTCCATCTGGCTGCGCACCGGGAAGACGGTGGTGTTCGTCACCCACGACGTCCACGAGGCGCTGATGCTCGGCACCCGCGTGGTGCTCATGGCCCCACGGCCGGGCCGCGTCGTGAGGGATTTGGAGGTCCACCTGCCCATGCCGCGCAAGCCGGAGGACGCCGGCCTCAACGAGATGGTGCGGCACGTGCGCGGGCTGCTGCGCGACGTGGAGGGGCCCTCGGTGGAGGAGACCTCCGCCCGGCGGACCCCGGCGCGCGACGACACGGCGAAGCCGGCCCTGCCTCCTCATGGAATGCCCCGTCCGGCGAGGTGAGCCATGAAGAACTACCTGCAGAAGCTGGGCATGTTCGTGCTGCTGCTCGGGAGCTGGGAGCTGGTGGCCCGGCTGGGCATCTGGTCCCCCCACCTGTTCCCGGGACCGGTGACGGTGGCGAAGAGCCTGGGGGCCATGCTCTCCGACGGCCGCATGGCGGAGGCCACCCTGCGCTCGCTGGGACGGCTGGGCCGGGCGTACGTCGTCTCCGTGGGCATCGGCGTCCCCCTGGGGCTGCTGATTTCGCGGCTGACCTTCTTCCGCAACGCCGTGAAGCCCGTGGTGATGGGGCTGCAGGCGCTGCCGTCCATCTGCTGGCTGCCGCTGGCGCTGCTGTGGTTCGGCCTGACGGACTCGGCCATCCTCTTCGTCGTCGTCATGGGCAGCGTGCTGGGCATCGCCATCGCCACGGAGGACGCCGTCAGCGGCGTGGACCCGCAGCTGGTGCGCGTGGCCAGCACCCTGGGCGTGAAGGGGCTGCGCTTCCAGTTCGGCGTGCTGCTGCCCGCGGCGCTGCCCGGCATCGTCACCGGCCTCAAGCTGGGGTGGAGCTTCGCGTGGCGCGCGCTGCTCGCCGGTGAGCTGCTCTTCGTCTCCGGCGGCCTGGGCCAGCTGCTCACCGTGGGCCGTGAGCTGATGGACGTGCCTCAAGTCATGGCCGTCATGGTCGCCATCATCCTCATCGGCATCACCGTGGACCGTGTCCTCTTCCAGACGGTGGAAGTGAAACTGCGGCGCCGCTGGGGCCTGGCCGCCATGACGTGAAACACCCGACGTATTGCGCCTGACGCTTCACCCTCGCGTACGTTGAAATCCAACCCCGCCGTCCCTTTCCTGTGCCGGTATGCGTGCCAATCGCTTCCTGTCTCCTCTCCTTCTCGCGGGTCTGGTGGCGCTCGGCGCCGGCTGCAAGAAGGAGCCTGCCGCCGGCAGTCCCGAGGCCCCGCTGCGGCTGGGCTTCTTCCCCAACATCACCCATGCCCAGGCGCTGGTGGGCAACGCGGAGGGCGCGTTCGGCTCACAGCCCGGCGTGGGGCGGCTGGAGGTGAAGCAGTTCAACGCGGGCCCCGCCGCCATGGAGGCGCTGGTGGCCGGCTCGCTGGACGTGTCGTACGTGGGCAGCGGCCCGGCCATCAACACGTTCCTCAAGGCGGGGCGCGAGCTGCGCATCATCTCCGGCGCGGTGAATGGCGGCGCGGTGCTGGTGGTGAAGAGCGCGAAGTCCGCCGCGGAGCTGAAGGGCAAGAAGCTGGGCACGCCGCAGCTGGGCAATACCCAGGACATCGCCCTGCGCTACTGGCTGAAGAAGCAGGGGCTGGTCACCAACCTCCAGGGCACCGGCGACGTGCAGATTGTGCCGCTGAGCAACCCGGACATCCTGGGGCAGTACCTGCGCGGCGGCATCGAAGGGGCCTGGGTGCCCGAGCCCTGGGGCGCGCGCATGGTGGCGGAGGGCGGCGGCCACATCCTCGTGGACGAGCGGGACTTGTGGCCCGAGCGGCGCTTCCCCACCACGGTGATTGTCACCACGAAGAAGGTGCTGGAGACGCAGCGCCCGCGCATCGTCGCGCTGCTGCGCGCGCACGTGCGACTCACCGAGCGCTGGAAGGAGGACCCGGCGGGCTTCACCACCGCCGTCAACTCCGCCTTCGGACGGCTCACCAGCAAGCCGATGCCCGCGCCCATCATCCAGGAGGCCTTCACCCGGCTGGAGCCCAGCCTGGACCCGGTGCCCTCCGCGCTCGCCACCGCCGCGCAGCACGCGAAGGAGCTGGGCTTCACCACCGACGCGGACATCAACGGCCTGGTGGACCTGAGCGTCCTCGACGAGGTGCGCGGCGCCGCGGCGCAGTGACGGCGCGGCAGTGGCGGCCGGCCCCGCGCCCGGGGGAGGATGCGCGCCCATGAGGATGGAGCGTGTGGAGGAGACGCTGGAGCGCATCGGCCAGGAGGCCGCGCGTGCGCCCGGCGGAGTGCTGGCGTTCGACGGAGACGGCACGCTGTGGAGCGGGGACGTGGGGGACGACCTCTTCCTCGCCCTGCTGGAGCACGGCGACATCCGCCCGGAGGCCCACGCGGCGCTGGAGCGGCTGGGCGCGGCGCACGGCATGGCGCCGGGCCTGGAGGTGCGCGAGCTGGCCCACCGGCTCTTCGCCGCCTTCGAGGCCGGCCGCATCCCCGAGAAGGAAGTCTACGAGATGGTGGCCTGGCTCTTCGCCGGCTGGCGCGTGGAGGCCGTGCGAGCCTTCGCTCGCGACGTGGTGGCCCACCGCGGCGTGGCCCGGCGCATCCAGGCCGAGACGCGGCGCGTGGTGGAGTGGGCGCTGGGCCGGGGCATTCCCTGCTACGTGGTCAGCGCCTCACCGCTCGCCGTCGTGCAGGCCGCGGTGGTGGAGGTGGGGCTGGACCCCTCGCACGTGCTGGCGTGCACGCCGCGCGAGGAGGGCGGCACCGTGCTGCCCTCCATCATCGAGCCCATCCCGTATGCCGCCGGGAAGGTGACGTGCCTGCGCGCCCGCACGCCCCAGCCGCTCTACGCGGCCTTTGGCGACAACGTGTTCGACTTCGAGCTGCTCGCGGCCTCCCGCGTCCCGGTGGCCATCCGCCCCAAGCCCCGCCTGCGCGCGCGGGCGGCGGAGCTGCCCTCGCTGGTGCAGCTCCAGCCCGAGGAGTGACGGCTCAGCCCTTCCCGGGCACCTCACGCGAGAGCGACAGCGCGACGTTCTCCACCTGGTTCTCCACCTGGTAGACGGCCACCACCGTCTGGCCCGCCTTCGGCGTCTTGTTCAGCTGGAGCGCGCTCACGTCGAGTGGCACCACCGTGCCCAGGCTCGTCTGGACGTAGAGCACCAGCCCGTTGAGCTTCACCACCTGCCCGGACAGCTCCCGCATGCGGTCCTCGTCCGGCGTCACCCTCCGCACGGGCATGCCCGCGCTGGTGCCCTGGGGGCCGACATTCAGCTGCGACACGCCCTGGCGCGTCATCGGAGGGAAGAGGCCCGCTCGCCCGCTGCTCACGGGCAGCTCTCCGAGGCGCTCGTCGCCCTTTCCCTCCTCGCGGGGCTCCGGGTCACGGGCCTGTGCGGCCAGCGGCAGCAACAGCGCCGTCACCGCGGGC
This DNA window, taken from Pyxidicoccus xibeiensis, encodes the following:
- a CDS encoding ABC transporter ATP-binding protein, whose product is MLRALLGRWRSSLRLLRPAHVEANRAKISVAQLGHQYANKVVALRDVDLNVRSGEFVCLLGPSGCGKSTLLYALAGQVTPTGGTVSIDRTPIHGPGPDRLLMFQEAALFPWLSVRGNITFALAAKGVPRSERKARADQYIRRVQLTGFEDTLPHQLSGGMKMRASLARALAMDPAVLLMDEPFGSLDAQTRIHMQELLQSIWLRTGKTVVFVTHDVHEALMLGTRVVLMAPRPGRVVRDLEVHLPMPRKPEDAGLNEMVRHVRGLLRDVEGPSVEETSARRTPARDDTAKPALPPHGMPRPAR
- a CDS encoding ABC transporter permease, with product MKNYLQKLGMFVLLLGSWELVARLGIWSPHLFPGPVTVAKSLGAMLSDGRMAEATLRSLGRLGRAYVVSVGIGVPLGLLISRLTFFRNAVKPVVMGLQALPSICWLPLALLWFGLTDSAILFVVVMGSVLGIAIATEDAVSGVDPQLVRVASTLGVKGLRFQFGVLLPAALPGIVTGLKLGWSFAWRALLAGELLFVSGGLGQLLTVGRELMDVPQVMAVMVAIILIGITVDRVLFQTVEVKLRRRWGLAAMT
- a CDS encoding ABC transporter substrate-binding protein, which encodes MRANRFLSPLLLAGLVALGAGCKKEPAAGSPEAPLRLGFFPNITHAQALVGNAEGAFGSQPGVGRLEVKQFNAGPAAMEALVAGSLDVSYVGSGPAINTFLKAGRELRIISGAVNGGAVLVVKSAKSAAELKGKKLGTPQLGNTQDIALRYWLKKQGLVTNLQGTGDVQIVPLSNPDILGQYLRGGIEGAWVPEPWGARMVAEGGGHILVDERDLWPERRFPTTVIVTTKKVLETQRPRIVALLRAHVRLTERWKEDPAGFTTAVNSAFGRLTSKPMPAPIIQEAFTRLEPSLDPVPSALATAAQHAKELGFTTDADINGLVDLSVLDEVRGAAAQ
- a CDS encoding HAD family hydrolase, with the translated sequence MRMERVEETLERIGQEAARAPGGVLAFDGDGTLWSGDVGDDLFLALLEHGDIRPEAHAALERLGAAHGMAPGLEVRELAHRLFAAFEAGRIPEKEVYEMVAWLFAGWRVEAVRAFARDVVAHRGVARRIQAETRRVVEWALGRGIPCYVVSASPLAVVQAAVVEVGLDPSHVLACTPREEGGTVLPSIIEPIPYAAGKVTCLRARTPQPLYAAFGDNVFDFELLAASRVPVAIRPKPRLRARAAELPSLVQLQPEE